One window of Candidatus Hinthialibacter antarcticus genomic DNA carries:
- a CDS encoding lysylphosphatidylglycerol synthase transmembrane domain-containing protein → MSIQKKLLITIAIAAALYLGACVWMGWGNILQAFAQFQWQWLPVCLALAFGNYVIRFTKWHYYLHLIDVPLPRLLSFQIFLSGMVMSATPGKFGEVFKSYLVKSVNGAPLSKTAPIILAERLTDFIAFFLMALLGVSLLPNGEWVFGASVAAIALVLAIVSWRSLMEAILDRLATIQKLESIVEKLRVAYESAYRLIAPGPLLWATLISIVSWWLECLAFYLVLVGFGEQIPLLSATFIYAFATIVGALLMTPGGIGPTEGAMGGLLIMLFDTPTGAAASATFLIRVCTLWFAVTVGLITLSLCSNRFAPAVDALEHAGDAATPDK, encoded by the coding sequence ATGTCGATTCAAAAAAAACTGCTCATCACCATTGCCATCGCAGCGGCGCTCTACTTGGGCGCCTGCGTGTGGATGGGTTGGGGAAATATTCTGCAAGCGTTTGCGCAGTTTCAATGGCAGTGGCTTCCGGTTTGTCTGGCGCTGGCGTTTGGTAATTATGTGATCCGCTTTACCAAGTGGCATTATTACCTGCATCTAATTGACGTCCCTCTGCCCCGCTTGCTGTCGTTTCAGATATTTCTGTCGGGCATGGTGATGTCAGCCACGCCGGGGAAATTCGGCGAAGTATTTAAGTCATACCTCGTGAAAAGCGTCAACGGCGCCCCGCTCAGCAAAACCGCGCCGATCATCCTCGCCGAGCGGCTGACCGATTTCATTGCATTTTTCCTGATGGCGCTGCTGGGCGTGTCGCTCTTGCCCAACGGTGAGTGGGTCTTTGGCGCGTCGGTAGCAGCGATTGCGCTGGTTTTGGCAATCGTCAGCTGGCGCTCGTTGATGGAAGCAATTCTCGACAGGCTCGCGACAATCCAGAAGTTAGAATCCATTGTCGAAAAACTGCGCGTCGCCTATGAAAGCGCCTATCGCCTGATCGCGCCCGGGCCGCTGCTTTGGGCGACGCTCATCAGCATCGTTTCGTGGTGGCTGGAATGCCTGGCGTTTTATTTAGTCCTTGTCGGATTCGGGGAACAAATCCCTTTATTGTCTGCGACCTTTATCTACGCGTTCGCGACCATCGTCGGCGCTCTGTTGATGACGCCCGGCGGCATCGGACCGACCGAGGGCGCAATGGGCGGTCTGCTAATAATGCTCTTCGATACACCGACTGGAGCGGCTGCGTCAGCAACGTTTTTAATCCGCGTCTGTACGCTTTGGTTCGCGGTCACAGTTGGCTTGATTACGCTTTCGCTCTGTTCAAACCGCTTTGCGCCTG